In Lujinxingia sediminis, the sequence CACACCGGAAACCCGCCAACGCCCGCACAAACCTCCCAACCTCGCGAACCTCCCAGTCCCGCACCGCCCTCTAACCCTGCGCCATCTCAAAATCCGCAAAATCGAAGCCGGGCACGACCACACAGGCCATGAACGAATAGCCGGCCGGGCCGGGTTTGGGGTGGGCGCTCTGCCAGTGGCCGGCGGGGACGAGGGCTTGCAGGCGGAGCTCGGCGGTGGGGCCCAGCGTCAGCGTGCTCAGGCGGCCTTCGTCGGGAGTTTTGATGCGCAGGGTGAGCGGGTCGCCCATCAGGTGGAACCAGAGCTCGTCGGAGCTGACGCGGTGGGGTTTGGAGTGCTGGTGGGATTTGAGCAGGTAGTAGATGGCGGTGCCGGCCTGTCGGGGGCCGCTTTTGCCGGGAAGCACATCGGGGGGCAGCGTGATGGAGGAGCGCCAGGTCTCGGCGTAGAAGCCCCCCTCGGGGTGGGGGTGAAGGGCGTGGCGGGCGATGAGCTCGTCGGCGGTGGGTTTTTCGAACGTTTCGGTGCGGTTGATGGGTTCGGCGCGGTCGGGCATGGGGACGTCCTTATGTCGGGTAAGCCATCGGGCGGAGCGCGTCTGGCGCATCGCGCGTAATCATCGAGCTGATTTGAGAATATGCTCTGCGGTGCGCAGGCCGCCAAGGGCCACCGCCAGGGTGCTTTGCCCGGGGAAGGCTGTGTCGCCGACGAGGTAGAGGTTCGGGGCGACCTGCTGCGGGCCGAGGTCGCGGTAGTGGTGCAGGCCCTTGACGCGGGGAATGCCACCCACGTAGCCGCCGGGGCGTCCGGTGAAACGCTCGAAGGTGCGGGGGCTGCCGGTCATCTCAAAGCGGGTGGCGCGGGCAAGCTCCGGGGCGCGATGGTGGAGGGTCTGGCGCATGCGATCCTGCACGGATTGGGTGTAGGCGGCGCGCTCCTCGTTGGTGCCGCCCGGGTAGCGCTGCATGTCGATGTGGGTGGAGACGGTGACGACGCGCTGGTCGTCGGGGGCGCGGCCCTCCTCGTCGGCGCCGCTCACGGAGCAGAAGATGTGGTTGCCCTCCTGAAAAGGACTCTGAGGGTCGTCGACGAGCTCCAGGTGAAAGGCCTCCCGGCGGGCGATCTGATGGCGGTCGACGCCCAGGTAGAGCATCGCCGCGCCCCAGCCCCCTTCGACGGCGCGTTGCATGCGGTGGAGGCAGGGGCGCGCGAGCTCCGGGGCGTCGAGGAGGTTGAGGAGGGCTTCGGGCAACAGGTTTGCGACCACCTGGCGGGCACGCAGGGTATGGCGGCGACTCTCGACGAGCCAGTGGTCGCCCCGGAACGAGAGGCCCGTGACGGCGTCGGCCATTGAGACGGTGGCCCCCAGCGATGCGATGGCCTCGGAGAGGGCTATGGCGAGCTGACCGATGCCCCCGTGGATGTGGCCGGTGCCGCGAAAGAAGTAGTCCATGGCGGCAAGCGCGAAGGGGGCTTCGGCC encodes:
- a CDS encoding cupin domain-containing protein, whose translation is MRQTRSARWLTRHKDVPMPDRAEPINRTETFEKPTADELIARHALHPHPEGGFYAETWRSSITLPPDVLPGKSGPRQAGTAIYYLLKSHQHSKPHRVSSDELWFHLMGDPLTLRIKTPDEGRLSTLTLGPTAELRLQALVPAGHWQSAHPKPGPAGYSFMACVVVPGFDFADFEMAQG
- a CDS encoding phytoene desaturase family protein, whose translation is MNTSNLVDVAVIGAGFGGLSAALTLAERGASVALFERLTYPGGCASTFRRRGYRFESGATLFSGFGEGQLFARWIERHNLPVRFESMDPLVTLRAPDFELPISSDRRALSASFCALPGAPTAAIHRFFDYQKRVADALWALFDDPTLLPPFNPSNLMRHLGRSPGYLVLLGAVGRSVGDLLKRFKLSDFLPLRTYLNAVCQITVQASADEAEAPFALAAMDYFFRGTGHIHGGIGQLAIALSEAIASLGATVSMADAVTGLSFRGDHWLVESRRHTLRARQVVANLLPEALLNLLDAPELARPCLHRMQRAVEGGWGAAMLYLGVDRHQIARREAFHLELVDDPQSPFQEGNHIFCSVSGADEEGRAPDDQRVVTVSTHIDMQRYPGGTNEERAAYTQSVQDRMRQTLHHRAPELARATRFEMTGSPRTFERFTGRPGGYVGGIPRVKGLHHYRDLGPQQVAPNLYLVGDTAFPGQSTLAVALGGLRTAEHILKSAR